In Corynebacterium guangdongense, one DNA window encodes the following:
- a CDS encoding VOC family protein, which produces MMLEIITPTRHRTDVERVIPNLVVSNLHESSHAHSAVLGMDIILDHGFMRALGEVDGPQLNLVAEATPAPRPDATVFVTDVNAAYRRAEDASAHGIEIVYPLTDEKFGVRRFFYRDADGNVVSVAAHLS; this is translated from the coding sequence CGAGATCATCACTCCGACCCGGCACCGCACCGACGTCGAGCGCGTCATCCCCAACCTCGTCGTCAGCAACCTCCACGAATCCTCCCACGCGCACAGCGCCGTGCTGGGCATGGACATCATCCTGGATCACGGTTTCATGCGCGCGCTCGGCGAGGTCGACGGCCCCCAGCTCAACCTCGTCGCGGAGGCCACGCCCGCGCCGCGCCCGGACGCGACGGTGTTCGTCACCGACGTCAACGCCGCTTATCGACGCGCCGAGGACGCCTCCGCCCACGGCATCGAGATCGTCTACCCGCTCACCGACGAAAAGTTCGGCGTCCGCCGCTTCTTCTACCGCGACGCCGACGGCAACGTGGTCAGCGTCGCGGCGCACCTGAGCTAG